A genomic segment from Chitinophaga niabensis encodes:
- a CDS encoding bifunctional 3,4-dihydroxy-2-butanone-4-phosphate synthase/GTP cyclohydrolase II, which translates to MLDTIESAIEDIKKGKLVIVVDDEDRENEGDFITAARNVTPEIINFMSTHGRGLICAPLVEERCEELGLELMVRDNTALHQTPFTVSVDLLGHGCTTGISASDRSKTVQALINPDTRPEELGKPGHIFPLRAKQGGVLRRTGHTEATIDLARLAGFEPAGVLVEIMNEDGSMARLPELREIATRFDLKLISIKDLIEYRLRTETLIEEEVRVQMPTKYGNFELVAFKQLNSGDMHMALKKGDWELGDPVLTRVHSSCFTGDILHSLRCDCGEQLQAAMQMVEKEGKGLILYMNQEGRGIGLMNKLKAYKLQEEGRDTVEANLELGFGMDERDYGVGAQILRHMKVSKIRLITNNPKKRAGLRGYGLEIVENVGIEVSPNPHNELYLKTKRDKMGHEILKG; encoded by the coding sequence ATGTTGGATACAATTGAATCCGCCATTGAGGATATAAAGAAAGGAAAACTGGTGATTGTGGTGGATGATGAAGACCGCGAGAACGAAGGGGATTTTATCACAGCCGCCAGGAATGTAACACCGGAGATCATCAATTTCATGAGCACTCATGGCCGTGGCCTGATCTGCGCGCCCCTGGTAGAAGAACGCTGCGAGGAGCTGGGGCTGGAACTGATGGTAAGGGACAACACAGCTTTGCACCAAACACCATTCACCGTGTCCGTAGACTTATTAGGGCATGGCTGCACAACCGGTATTTCTGCCTCAGACCGTTCCAAAACGGTGCAGGCACTCATTAACCCGGATACCCGTCCGGAAGAGCTGGGTAAACCCGGTCATATTTTCCCTTTACGGGCCAAACAGGGCGGTGTACTCCGCCGTACCGGCCATACAGAGGCCACCATAGACCTGGCCCGCCTGGCAGGCTTTGAGCCGGCCGGCGTACTGGTAGAGATCATGAATGAAGATGGTTCCATGGCCCGCCTCCCTGAACTCCGGGAAATAGCTACCAGGTTCGACCTGAAGCTGATCTCTATTAAAGACCTCATCGAATACCGCCTCCGCACGGAGACCCTGATCGAAGAAGAAGTAAGGGTACAGATGCCCACCAAATACGGCAACTTTGAGCTGGTAGCATTCAAACAGCTCAATTCCGGGGATATGCACATGGCCCTGAAAAAAGGCGACTGGGAATTGGGCGACCCGGTCCTTACAAGGGTACACTCCAGCTGCTTTACCGGCGATATCCTGCATTCCCTGCGCTGCGACTGTGGGGAACAACTGCAGGCCGCCATGCAAATGGTGGAGAAAGAAGGTAAAGGACTCATTTTATACATGAACCAGGAAGGCCGCGGCATTGGCCTGATGAATAAACTGAAAGCTTATAAGCTGCAGGAAGAAGGCCGGGATACCGTGGAAGCTAACCTGGAACTTGGCTTTGGTATGGATGAAAGGGATTATGGGGTTGGGGCGCAGATCCTGCGTCATATGAAAGTATCCAAGATCAGGCTGATCACCAATAATCCGAAGAAAAGAGCCGGTTTGAGAGGTTACGGATTAGAAATCGTGGAGAATGTAGGCATTGAAGTATCCCCTAACCCGCATAACGAATTGTACCTGAAGACGAAGAGAGATAAAATGGGGCACGAGATATTGAAGGGGTAA